The following are encoded in a window of Brevibacillus ruminantium genomic DNA:
- a CDS encoding helix-turn-helix domain-containing protein, giving the protein MEATVRTLRFTTIGDVIKRYREQSSLSISHLAKVTGVHKGVIAKIENGGTKRPELKTIMPIAKTLDIPTADIIEHYIEIDSRPEVLFELINEAIHLSNIPLVAKVALRFLQTPYKESHTLMERLYDFVGSLKEKSVQLPLYDVIIKYARERGMQRYLAKGLMQKFLIEMHDLNLLEESFRLGEEVLHYTDFLDQEERIHFYYQMAFQAHDLKKYEKCIELGKMGHAEDATVNETKERVAWAICNSYYRMDDIAGLEEHLKLYEELEYRFVTRRLKYYRAIILSKNGHYDEAIPLLKECLEEATKINRLHRVNILLETLLKKNDVNAIQQLLEQEEKNLATEFTTPYYFSEIGRYFKQKGTFLIGQGAFSDGIEAFLQAMRFFGRINARKDMMECSEHIYTFHYDQGKEIKLDLLGKLKVVYNNVNNGNIKEEYK; this is encoded by the coding sequence ATGGAGGCAACTGTAAGGACTCTTCGATTTACGACCATCGGTGATGTCATAAAAAGATATAGAGAACAGTCAAGCTTAAGCATTTCACATCTGGCGAAAGTGACCGGGGTTCACAAAGGAGTGATTGCGAAGATCGAAAATGGCGGTACCAAGCGCCCGGAATTAAAAACGATCATGCCGATCGCGAAAACCCTGGACATTCCCACTGCCGATATCATTGAACACTACATCGAGATTGACAGCCGTCCGGAAGTCCTGTTTGAACTGATCAATGAGGCCATTCATTTGTCCAATATACCGCTCGTTGCAAAAGTTGCATTGCGTTTTCTGCAGACTCCCTATAAAGAAAGTCATACCTTGATGGAACGACTCTATGATTTTGTCGGTTCCCTGAAAGAGAAAAGCGTCCAGCTTCCTTTGTACGACGTCATCATTAAATACGCAAGGGAACGCGGCATGCAGCGATACCTGGCCAAGGGATTAATGCAGAAATTTCTCATCGAAATGCATGATTTAAATCTGCTGGAAGAATCCTTTCGGCTCGGGGAAGAGGTTCTTCATTACACGGATTTCCTGGATCAAGAAGAAAGAATCCATTTTTACTATCAGATGGCTTTTCAGGCGCATGATCTGAAGAAATATGAGAAGTGTATTGAGCTTGGAAAAATGGGACATGCCGAGGATGCGACGGTTAATGAGACCAAGGAAAGGGTGGCCTGGGCGATCTGCAATTCATACTATCGGATGGATGATATTGCAGGTTTGGAAGAACATCTGAAACTATACGAAGAATTAGAATACCGCTTTGTTACTCGAAGATTAAAGTATTATCGAGCAATCATCCTTTCTAAAAACGGACATTATGACGAAGCAATCCCCTTGTTAAAAGAGTGTTTGGAGGAAGCAACCAAAATCAATCGATTGCATCGGGTAAATATTTTATTGGAGACACTCCTCAAAAAAAACGACGTAAATGCTATCCAACAGCTTTTGGAACAAGAGGAGAAAAATCTTGCAACTGAATTTACCACTCCCTACTATTTTTCTGAGATAGGGAGGTACTTTAAACAAAAAGGAACATTCCTTATTGGCCAAGGTGCTTTTTCTGATGGAATTGAAGCTTTTCTACAAGCCATGCGTTTTTTCGGTAGAATCAATGCCCGGAAAGACATGATGGAATGTTCGGAGCATATCTATACCTTTCACTATGATCAAGGAAAAGAAATAAAATTAGATCTTCTAGGAAAACTAAAAGTAGTGTATAATAATGTCAATAATGGCAATATTAAGGAGGAATACAAATGA
- a CDS encoding aspartyl-phosphate phosphatase Spo0E family protein, which translates to MEEDKLKLTIEQLRLQLCKMVKEKGISDTSVLALSQELDIYIVQYQRRHARMKNSPVLELSLVN; encoded by the coding sequence TTGGAGGAAGATAAACTGAAACTCACGATTGAACAGCTGCGTCTGCAATTATGCAAGATGGTCAAAGAGAAAGGAATCTCAGATACTTCCGTCTTGGCCTTGAGCCAAGAACTGGACATCTATATTGTTCAATATCAGCGCAGACATGCAAGAATGAAAAATAGCCCCGTTTTGGAGCTATCATTGGTGAATTGA
- a CDS encoding ABC-2 transporter permease, with protein MVYHLVKKDFLLAKKYWTVMLIAGLVLPIFIKSKVDFMPGGFLAFFLSTLFIQYLLFNTVSMIEYKSKGSALLCATPYTRRTIVIAKYFFLLAIFAGCYLLYSFASLLIPAKMEMLSLSEVGVSILVMAAVFGVMIPVQYRFGYEKSKYIFMFLIFLFPFVFPQMIRAMQFQQIGLQNLLPLPGVVQVLFLGLLALSISWISMECSARIYAKQNL; from the coding sequence ATGGTATATCATCTGGTCAAAAAGGATTTCCTTCTCGCCAAAAAGTATTGGACCGTCATGTTAATCGCCGGATTGGTGCTGCCGATTTTTATCAAGAGCAAAGTCGATTTTATGCCGGGAGGTTTTCTCGCATTTTTTCTCAGCACTCTTTTTATTCAATATTTGCTGTTCAATACCGTGTCGATGATTGAGTATAAAAGCAAAGGCTCAGCCCTTCTTTGCGCAACACCATATACAAGAAGGACCATCGTGATCGCAAAATACTTCTTTCTCCTCGCCATTTTTGCGGGCTGCTATCTTTTATATTCCTTTGCAAGCCTGCTGATTCCGGCCAAGATGGAAATGCTGAGTTTGTCAGAGGTTGGCGTGTCCATCCTCGTCATGGCAGCTGTTTTCGGGGTGATGATCCCTGTCCAGTATCGCTTCGGTTATGAAAAATCCAAGTATATCTTTATGTTTCTGATCTTTTTATTCCCATTCGTATTTCCACAGATGATCAGAGCCATGCAATTCCAACAGATCGGACTGCAAAATCTGCTTCCTTTACCTGGAGTCGTTCAAGTGTTGTTCCTGGGTCTACTGGCTCTCTCCATTTCTTGGATCTCGATGGAGTGCTCTGCGAGAATCTACGCGAAGCAGAACTTGTGA
- a CDS encoding ABC transporter ATP-binding protein: MKPVLEVKGLKKDLGAFALKDVSFSLLEGCITGFIGVNGAGKTTTIKSILGLIGKDAGEILFYGKEIESVERDFKNRIGIVLDEGYFYEDLTLLDMKRIMAPAYAHWDEALFQKYMKDFDLPAGQQISTLSKGMRMKYAIALAMSHHPDLLIMDEPTSGLDPQVRMELMDILLAFIKQEGKSVFFSSHITSDLDKVADMLIFIENGRIILSEEKDVLLDRHCLVKGDRKELNEHTRGLFLTLHETDYGFSGLTDNKTAVRQQMGNVIVERPAIEDVMLAYIRR; the protein is encoded by the coding sequence ATGAAGCCGGTTCTAGAGGTAAAAGGATTGAAGAAGGACTTGGGTGCTTTCGCCTTGAAGGACGTTAGCTTTTCCTTGCTTGAAGGCTGCATTACCGGATTTATCGGTGTCAACGGTGCTGGAAAAACGACGACGATCAAATCGATTCTCGGATTAATCGGAAAGGACGCCGGAGAGATTCTCTTTTACGGCAAAGAGATTGAATCCGTGGAGCGAGATTTCAAAAACCGCATCGGGATCGTATTGGATGAAGGGTATTTCTATGAAGATCTCACGTTGCTGGATATGAAAAGGATTATGGCTCCAGCATACGCCCATTGGGACGAAGCGCTCTTTCAGAAGTATATGAAGGACTTCGACCTGCCAGCCGGTCAGCAAATCAGCACGTTGTCCAAAGGCATGCGCATGAAATACGCGATCGCACTGGCCATGTCCCATCATCCAGACTTGTTGATCATGGATGAACCGACAAGCGGACTCGATCCTCAAGTGAGAATGGAATTGATGGATATCCTGCTTGCTTTTATCAAGCAAGAGGGAAAAAGTGTTTTCTTTTCATCCCATATTACCTCTGACTTGGACAAAGTGGCAGACATGCTGATTTTCATCGAGAATGGCCGAATCATCTTAAGTGAAGAAAAAGATGTTCTGTTAGACAGACACTGTCTGGTGAAAGGAGATCGAAAAGAACTGAATGAACATACGCGGGGATTGTTTTTGACTCTTCATGAAACCGACTACGGCTTTTCCGGTTTGACAGACAATAAAACGGCTGTTCGCCAGCAGATGGGAAACGTGATTGTGGAAAGACCCGCCATTGAAGACGTCATGTTGGCGTACATCAGGAGGTAA
- a CDS encoding GntR family transcriptional regulator, with protein sequence MKIIISNVSDLPIYQQIKNQIKDAILRGELEEGEMLPSIRALANDLRVSVLTTRRVYDELESEGFITTRAGKGSFVAKENLELLLESKRHMVEVKLMEAWNTARTLGIGKNELYAMMDVLFEEGEE encoded by the coding sequence ATGAAAATTATCATTTCCAACGTGTCCGATCTGCCTATCTATCAGCAGATCAAAAATCAGATAAAGGATGCAATCCTGCGCGGTGAACTGGAAGAAGGAGAGATGCTTCCATCCATACGCGCATTGGCAAATGATCTGCGTGTGAGTGTTCTGACTACCCGAAGAGTCTACGACGAGCTTGAATCGGAAGGCTTTATTACAACCAGAGCGGGGAAGGGGTCATTTGTAGCCAAAGAAAACCTGGAACTGCTGCTGGAATCGAAACGACATATGGTGGAAGTAAAACTGATGGAGGCGTGGAATACTGCACGTACGCTTGGGATTGGCAAAAACGAGTTGTATGCCATGATGGATGTACTTTTTGAGGAGGGAGAGGAATGA